In Oncorhynchus gorbuscha isolate QuinsamMale2020 ecotype Even-year linkage group LG26, OgorEven_v1.0, whole genome shotgun sequence, the DNA window taacatctaccaaccatctgtatgtgaccaataacatctactaaccatctgtatgtgaccaataacatctactaaccatctgtatgtgaccaataacatctactaaccatgtgtatgtgaccaataacatctaccaaccatctgtatgtgaccaataacatctactaaccatctgtatgtgaccaataacatctactaaccatctgtatgtgaccaataacatctactaaccatctgtatgtgaccaataaaatgtgatttgataacACCTCATTGCTCAATGGACTTTCAAGACCCTAATTTATATAGTGAAATCATCAAGGCAATCTCCACTGTAATCAGGTTCAATAGGTCCTACATTACTCTTGTTCTGTCCCACAGTGTGGACCATGGTGGAGAGTCCAGAATCAAACCAGGCCTGAGGAAATGTGAGTCATCAAACTACATTTAGAAAAATTAAAGGTAGATTTATTTGTGAAGAGAACATAACATATGTGTTTCTGCCGTTTTGTCTTGCTACAGATGCCTGCCAGCTGAAGCTGGACGGTATGTCAGCAGATGGTGACCTGACTCTGTCCGAGGACAACACGAGGGTGGTGAGGAGAACGCAGGTTCACCCATATCCTCATTTTGATTTCTCGGATTCAGATGACTCCGATTACTCAGTTCGGACCAAAAAGACGGATAAGTGGGCCAAAGTACGCTGCAGGGAGCCCCTGTCTGATGGCCGTTTCTACTGGCAGGTTGAATGGACTGGCTGGGTTGACATTGGGGTGACATATACACCCAGATGGGACATTGAGAAGAAGAGGTATTGGGGGCTTTTCTGCTGCAATGAACAGTACACATTTATTCATAGTAAAAGGTTCTCGGTTGTATCAGTACCCAGACCGGACCCAAAGTGTATAGGAGTGTATCTCGACTTTCCGGCCGGCACTCTGTCCTTTTACAGCGTCTCCTCTGGTACACCGGCCCACCTGTACACATTCCACACCACGTTCACTGAGCCCCTGTATCCTCAGTTCAAAATCATGTGCGATGAGATGGAGATATTTGGCTCAGTTAAAATCCAAACTCTGTGAATGAAAAGCAGCCGTCATCAGAgtaactgacagacagacacatgtttGATTCACTGTGTCTGTATTTTTCACTGCACCTTCACTCAGAGAGAGGACAATGATGTTTGGATTAGAAACCTTTTCTATAATAAACCTAATAAATATTTACCATTCACACATCGTTTGGCTTTGAGTGTGGAATTGGTCTTTGGAAGTTGTTTTATgtgtatattattttattattatagttatcattatgttttattattatagttatcattatgttttattattgtagttatcattatgttttattattatagttatcattat includes these proteins:
- the LOC124015547 gene encoding NACHT, LRR and PYD domains-containing protein 3-like isoform X3, whose translation is MSPHCKLKILRLTGCEITEESCGSLSSAIAVSQLEELRLGCNKLGDSGVKLLSAGLMDPHCQIHTLGLRECNLSRPSCVSLAPVLWSYSVLRELDLRDNNLWYSGMRILSAGLRNPNCALQTLRLSGCLVTEKGCTFLASALESNPSNLRELDLSFNHPGDSGVKLLSDRLKNPHCSLEKLSVDHGGESRIKPGLRKYACQLKLDGMSADGDLTLSEDNTRVVRRTQVHPYPHFDFSDSDDSDYSVRTKKTDKWAKVRCREPLSDGRFYWQVEWTGWVDIGVTYTPRWDIEKKRYWGLFCCNEQYTFIHSKRFSVVSVPRPDPKCIGVYLDFPAGTLSFYSVSSGTPAHLYTFHTTFTEPLYPQFKIMCDEMEIFGSVKIQTL